One genomic window of Paenibacillus xylanilyticus includes the following:
- a CDS encoding TlyA family RNA methyltransferase has protein sequence MSLPKERIDVLLVEQGYYESREKAKAAIMAGLVYANNERIEKAGMKIPREAELKVKGSVHPYVGRGGLKLEKAIKHFDLDMNGLVMLDIGSSTGGFTDCALQHGASHVYAIDVGYNQLDWSLRNDDRVTVMERTNFRYVTPEDLIGPEPNFASIDVSFISLRIILPPLLALLKQPADIVALIKPQFEAGREKVGKSGVVRDPKVHKEVLETMLHFANELDLNLRGLTFSPITGGEGNIEFLAHWRLEEPDASQQEKDLASLDALAHQVAMEAAHTFTGNSS, from the coding sequence ATGTCACTCCCGAAAGAACGAATTGATGTTCTGCTGGTCGAGCAGGGTTATTATGAAAGTCGTGAGAAGGCAAAAGCGGCAATCATGGCTGGACTGGTGTATGCCAACAATGAACGAATTGAAAAGGCAGGCATGAAAATACCGCGGGAAGCTGAACTAAAGGTTAAAGGCTCGGTGCATCCTTATGTGGGACGGGGTGGATTGAAGCTTGAAAAAGCGATTAAACACTTCGATCTTGACATGAACGGTCTGGTCATGCTTGATATTGGTTCGTCAACGGGTGGATTTACGGATTGTGCATTACAACATGGTGCATCGCATGTTTATGCCATTGATGTAGGATACAACCAGCTGGACTGGTCATTACGCAATGATGACCGGGTCACCGTGATGGAAAGAACCAATTTTCGTTATGTGACGCCTGAGGATTTAATTGGACCTGAGCCAAACTTTGCCAGCATTGATGTATCCTTCATATCGCTGCGAATTATACTGCCGCCCTTGCTTGCTCTTCTGAAGCAGCCGGCAGATATTGTAGCATTGATCAAGCCTCAATTTGAGGCAGGACGTGAGAAGGTAGGTAAGTCTGGTGTTGTTCGAGATCCAAAAGTGCACAAGGAAGTACTGGAAACCATGCTTCACTTCGCGAATGAACTTGATTTAAATCTTCGGGGTTTAACCTTCTCGCCTATTACCGGTGGAGAGGGCAATATCGAATTTCTCGCTCATTGGCGTCTGGAAGAACCGGATGCATCACAACAAGAGAAGGATCTGGCTTCACTCGATGCACTTGCCCATCAAGTTGCTATGGAAGCCGCTCATACTTTTACGGGAAACTCATCATAG
- the dxs gene encoding 1-deoxy-D-xylulose-5-phosphate synthase, translating into MLLPQIKQPSDLKSMSPDDLVLLSAEIRQFLIEKLSVTGGHLAPNLGVVELTVALHYCYNSPVDKMIYDVGHQAYVHKILTGRMDRFDTLRQHNGLCGFVKRNESEHDVWEAGHSSTSLSAAMGMALARDLKGEDNQVIAMIGDGALTGGMAFEALNHIGHEQKKLMVILNDNEMSIAPNVGAMHKYLSKIRSDRHYLKAKDDVEGMLKKIPAIGDRLAKSASWIKDSVKYMMVPGVLFEELGFTYLGPIDGHDIPKLIETFKQADNVEGPVLVHVLTTKGKGYQPAEADSHKWHGISPYKIESGQVLKAVGKPMYTEIFGQTLVELAKEDQRIVAVTPAMPTGSGLIPFSKEFPDRMIDVGIAEQHAATMCAALAMEGMKPVFAVYSTFMQRAYDQIVHDICRHNANVIFAIDRAGFVGPDGETHQGVYDVAFMRHIPNIVLMMPKDENELRHMMKTALDYNEGPIAYRYPRNNVVGVPMDEQLVPIPIGTWEQLRPSEGYAIIASGSMVQIAEEAAETVKKEGITAGVINARFLKPLDEQMLRDLAIRGTKLIVLEETSQAGSMGSAVLEFYAEQGLHDVHVDLMGIPDRFIEHGSINEQRAEVGLTVDNVCVQLRSLAAQTSYGMSRTRFPS; encoded by the coding sequence GTGCTGCTTCCACAAATTAAACAACCCAGTGATCTAAAATCGATGTCTCCGGATGATCTTGTTTTATTATCCGCAGAGATTCGGCAATTTCTGATTGAGAAATTGTCCGTAACGGGGGGGCATCTGGCACCGAATTTAGGCGTGGTTGAGCTCACGGTAGCCCTGCACTACTGTTATAACAGTCCGGTAGACAAAATGATTTACGATGTAGGGCATCAAGCGTATGTGCATAAAATTCTTACAGGGCGCATGGACCGTTTTGATACATTGCGTCAGCACAATGGATTGTGCGGGTTCGTCAAGCGTAATGAGAGCGAGCATGATGTATGGGAGGCTGGACACAGCAGTACATCCTTGTCTGCTGCCATGGGTATGGCGCTTGCACGTGATTTGAAGGGTGAAGATAATCAGGTTATTGCCATGATTGGTGATGGAGCTCTTACAGGTGGTATGGCCTTTGAGGCACTTAACCACATTGGCCATGAGCAGAAAAAACTGATGGTCATTCTGAATGATAATGAAATGTCCATTGCGCCCAATGTTGGGGCGATGCATAAATACTTAAGCAAAATCCGTTCTGATCGCCATTATCTAAAAGCCAAAGATGATGTGGAAGGAATGCTCAAAAAGATTCCTGCCATTGGAGACCGTTTGGCCAAATCGGCAAGCTGGATTAAGGATAGCGTCAAATATATGATGGTTCCGGGTGTTTTGTTTGAAGAACTCGGCTTCACTTATTTGGGACCCATCGATGGACATGACATTCCCAAATTAATTGAGACGTTCAAACAAGCGGATAACGTGGAGGGACCCGTTCTCGTTCATGTTCTCACAACCAAGGGCAAAGGATACCAGCCAGCGGAGGCAGACTCACACAAATGGCATGGTATCTCACCTTATAAAATAGAATCCGGTCAGGTACTCAAGGCCGTGGGCAAACCAATGTACACCGAAATATTCGGGCAGACACTGGTTGAACTTGCGAAAGAAGACCAGCGTATCGTTGCTGTAACGCCTGCTATGCCGACAGGATCGGGGCTTATTCCATTTAGCAAGGAATTCCCGGACCGCATGATTGATGTAGGGATTGCAGAGCAGCATGCGGCAACCATGTGTGCTGCACTGGCCATGGAAGGCATGAAGCCTGTCTTTGCCGTATATTCTACGTTTATGCAGCGGGCATATGATCAGATCGTGCATGATATTTGCCGTCATAATGCCAATGTGATCTTTGCCATTGACCGTGCGGGATTTGTTGGACCTGATGGAGAGACGCATCAAGGCGTGTATGATGTGGCGTTTATGAGACACATTCCTAACATTGTACTTATGATGCCGAAGGATGAGAATGAACTGCGTCACATGATGAAAACAGCACTTGATTATAACGAAGGACCTATTGCTTACCGGTATCCTCGAAACAATGTGGTAGGCGTTCCAATGGATGAGCAGCTCGTACCGATTCCAATCGGAACTTGGGAACAGCTGCGACCATCTGAAGGTTATGCCATCATCGCTTCGGGTTCCATGGTTCAAATTGCTGAAGAAGCAGCTGAAACCGTGAAAAAGGAAGGCATTACAGCCGGAGTGATCAATGCACGTTTCCTCAAGCCACTGGATGAACAAATGCTTCGTGATCTCGCGATTCGTGGTACCAAACTGATTGTGCTTGAAGAAACTTCTCAAGCAGGCAGTATGGGCAGCGCAGTGCTTGAGTTCTATGCTGAACAGGGTCTGCATGATGTACATGTTGATCTTATGGGGATTCCGGATCGCTTCATTGAACATGGCAGCATCAATGAACAACGGGCTGAAGTTGGGCTTACGGTGGACAACGTATGTGTGCAGCTGCGCAGTTTGGCAGCTCAAACCTCTTACGGCATGTCCAGAACCCGCTTTCCTTCTTGA
- a CDS encoding polyprenyl synthetase family protein, whose translation MSSRPSFEQYLQQTTDEVTEALKEILPVHWDVPQSLRDAMQYSLMAGGKRLRPLLVVAAAEALGAQRAAALPVACAVEMVHTYSLIHDDLPAMDNDDYRRGKLTNHKVYGEATAILAGDALLTHAFYSVVQAGRKNGVPAEALLSIVEELSELAGARGMVGGQVADMEGEQGMTDLEQLQYIHLHKTGDLIVFSLLAGARIGGATEGQLDALRVFGRDLGLAFQIQDDILDLTGDEQKMGKKTQSDVNQQKVTYPFFIGMEASQKQVKSLTQSAKEALSRAELSDSSRLMEIADYLMRRDH comes from the coding sequence ATGAGTAGTCGTCCTTCCTTTGAACAGTATCTCCAACAGACAACAGATGAGGTTACGGAAGCTTTAAAAGAGATTCTCCCAGTTCACTGGGATGTACCTCAGTCTCTGCGTGATGCGATGCAGTATTCACTTATGGCTGGAGGCAAGCGCCTCCGTCCTCTTCTGGTCGTCGCTGCGGCGGAAGCCCTCGGAGCACAGCGTGCAGCTGCGCTGCCGGTAGCCTGCGCCGTGGAAATGGTACACACGTATTCTCTTATCCACGATGACCTGCCTGCAATGGATAATGATGACTATCGTCGGGGAAAATTAACGAATCACAAGGTGTATGGTGAAGCCACGGCTATTCTTGCAGGAGATGCTTTGTTGACTCATGCTTTCTATAGTGTAGTGCAAGCAGGCCGCAAGAACGGTGTGCCGGCAGAAGCCTTGCTTTCTATTGTGGAGGAGCTTTCCGAACTGGCTGGCGCCCGCGGCATGGTTGGTGGGCAAGTGGCTGATATGGAAGGTGAGCAAGGGATGACGGATCTGGAACAACTGCAGTATATCCATTTGCATAAAACCGGTGATTTGATCGTGTTCTCCTTGCTGGCTGGCGCTCGTATTGGTGGCGCAACTGAAGGACAACTTGATGCACTGCGTGTATTCGGGCGTGATCTTGGTCTTGCTTTTCAGATTCAGGACGATATCCTTGATCTGACTGGGGATGAGCAAAAAATGGGCAAGAAAACCCAAAGCGATGTCAATCAGCAAAAGGTAACTTATCCATTTTTCATAGGCATGGAAGCGTCTCAAAAACAGGTGAAGTCCTTGACCCAATCTGCAAAAGAGGCCCTTAGCAGAGCGGAGTTGTCAGATTCATCGCGATTGATGGAGATAGCAGATTATTTAATGCGCAGAGATCATTAG
- the xseB gene encoding exodeoxyribonuclease VII small subunit, which produces MANEPELNFEEAMAALEDIVAQLEHGDVPLEQAIDLFQRGMKLSQLCGIKLEQVERKIEMIVEEDGELRKKPFGASEVESGEGNE; this is translated from the coding sequence ATGGCGAATGAACCGGAACTGAATTTTGAAGAGGCAATGGCGGCACTTGAAGATATCGTAGCTCAGCTGGAGCATGGGGATGTTCCATTAGAACAGGCCATTGATCTGTTTCAGCGAGGAATGAAACTTTCCCAGTTATGCGGAATCAAGTTGGAACAAGTGGAACGCAAGATTGAAATGATCGTAGAAGAAGATGGGGAACTTCGGAAGAAGCCGTTCGGAGCTTCGGAAGTTGAGAGCGGTGAAGGCAATGAGTAG
- the xseA gene encoding exodeoxyribonuclease VII large subunit — protein MADRQIYSIKDLNRYIRMKLESDQVLSDVWLRGEISNFTHHSSGHMYFTLKDKDSRIKAIMFASHNQRLPFVPKEGARVIARGNVSVYERDGQYQFYATQMQPDGIGSLYLAYEQLKKKLEDEGLFSSAKKRAIPRYPKTIGVVTSPTGAAVRDIMITLQRRYPSAKVLLYPVLVQGKGAAPSIVKAIRNLNLLGEADVLIVGRGGGSLEELWAFNEEMVARAIVDSDIPVISAVGHETDFTIADFAADLRAATPTAAAELAVPNRAELLDQIALRQRQLQHSLRQRAAHNRERLARLQRSPVLVHPRRTLMQHTERLDMLHQRLLRTVDTRMKWTAEKQERLRAALQRFNPREQVNAAQRENAAARRQLELAMRSIVRSKQQQWKSSVRHLDALSPLKVMSRGYSLVYDEQEQRLIKSLKEVQPGDSIKIKLTDGQLDCQVWGMKEDDNIHGE, from the coding sequence GTGGCAGATCGACAGATCTACTCCATCAAAGACCTGAATCGGTACATCCGAATGAAACTGGAATCCGATCAGGTCCTGTCGGACGTCTGGCTGCGCGGGGAGATATCCAACTTCACACATCACTCTAGCGGCCATATGTATTTTACATTGAAGGATAAAGACAGCCGTATTAAGGCTATCATGTTCGCGTCCCATAATCAGCGATTGCCCTTTGTGCCAAAGGAGGGTGCAAGGGTTATTGCTCGTGGTAATGTATCGGTTTATGAGCGGGACGGTCAATATCAATTTTACGCTACCCAGATGCAGCCTGACGGAATCGGAAGTCTCTATCTGGCTTATGAGCAATTGAAAAAGAAGCTCGAGGATGAGGGGCTTTTCTCTTCGGCCAAGAAACGTGCTATTCCGCGTTATCCCAAAACGATCGGTGTAGTTACGTCTCCTACAGGAGCAGCGGTACGGGATATCATGATTACATTGCAGCGCAGATACCCTTCTGCGAAAGTGCTTCTATATCCTGTTCTGGTTCAGGGAAAAGGCGCAGCACCTTCAATCGTAAAAGCCATTCGAAACCTGAATCTCCTTGGTGAAGCGGACGTGCTGATTGTAGGCCGGGGCGGGGGATCACTGGAGGAGCTGTGGGCTTTTAATGAAGAGATGGTTGCCAGAGCCATAGTTGATTCAGATATTCCTGTGATCTCTGCAGTCGGACACGAAACCGATTTTACCATTGCAGACTTTGCTGCAGACCTGCGGGCTGCGACGCCAACAGCGGCTGCTGAACTGGCTGTGCCAAATCGTGCAGAGCTGCTTGACCAGATTGCGCTAAGACAGCGTCAGCTGCAGCATAGTCTGCGTCAACGGGCTGCACATAACCGTGAACGACTTGCCAGATTACAGCGTTCGCCGGTACTTGTTCACCCAAGACGGACATTGATGCAGCATACAGAACGATTGGACATGCTGCATCAGCGGCTGTTAAGGACAGTGGATACACGGATGAAATGGACCGCGGAGAAACAAGAGCGTCTTCGTGCTGCTCTGCAGCGGTTCAATCCACGTGAACAGGTGAATGCGGCTCAACGGGAAAATGCCGCAGCACGGCGTCAGCTTGAACTTGCGATGAGGTCTATCGTCAGATCGAAGCAGCAGCAATGGAAATCTTCCGTGCGCCACCTCGATGCTCTAAGCCCGCTAAAAGTCATGTCTCGCGGATATAGTCTGGTGTATGACGAACAGGAGCAAAGACTGATCAAATCGTTGAAGGAAGTGCAGCCTGGAGATTCAATTAAGATTAAATTAACAGACGGACAGCTGGACTGTCAGGTTTGGGGAATGAAGGAGGATGACAACATCCATGGCGAATGA
- the folD gene encoding bifunctional methylenetetrahydrofolate dehydrogenase/methenyltetrahydrofolate cyclohydrolase FolD: MTASIINGKEVSQEIRAGITEEVKQLSEQGVVPGLAVVLVGEDPASQVYVRNKEKACHDLGFYSEVHRLDAGTSQEDLLALVDKLNNQSSINGILVQLPLPKHIEEKAVIDAIAVEKDVDGFHPVNVGNLVIGDDSLLPCTPAGVIELIKRTGLEMSGKHAVVIGRSNIVGKPVSLLLQRENATVTMCHSRTANMKEITRQADILVVAIGRANFVDADYVKPGAVVIDVGMNRLDNGKLAGDVDFESVKEVSGPITPVPGGVGPMTITMLMQNTLIAAKRAHGLA; this comes from the coding sequence ATGACAGCATCTATTATTAACGGTAAAGAAGTGTCCCAGGAGATCCGCGCAGGCATAACTGAAGAAGTAAAGCAGCTTAGCGAACAGGGGGTTGTGCCTGGTCTGGCTGTTGTGCTCGTCGGGGAAGATCCGGCATCCCAAGTCTATGTGCGAAATAAGGAAAAAGCTTGTCACGATCTCGGTTTTTACTCTGAAGTACATCGTCTCGATGCAGGTACGTCCCAAGAGGACTTGCTGGCTCTGGTGGACAAGCTGAACAATCAGAGCTCCATTAACGGGATTCTTGTTCAACTCCCATTACCGAAGCATATTGAGGAAAAGGCTGTTATTGATGCAATAGCGGTTGAAAAAGATGTGGATGGTTTCCATCCGGTCAATGTGGGTAACCTTGTGATCGGCGATGACAGTTTGCTGCCATGTACACCTGCCGGAGTGATTGAACTGATCAAGCGGACTGGATTGGAAATGTCGGGTAAGCATGCTGTTGTGATCGGACGCAGCAATATTGTGGGCAAACCGGTATCTTTGCTGCTTCAACGTGAGAATGCAACCGTAACAATGTGTCATTCACGTACGGCAAACATGAAAGAAATTACACGTCAAGCCGACATATTGGTCGTAGCAATCGGTCGTGCAAACTTCGTGGATGCCGATTATGTGAAACCGGGTGCTGTAGTCATCGATGTGGGTATGAACCGTTTGGACAATGGTAAATTGGCTGGAGACGTGGATTTTGAAAGTGTGAAGGAAGTTTCCGGTCCGATTACTCCAGTTCCGGGTGGCGTTGGTCCAATGACGATCACCATGCTGATGCAAAATACACTGATCGCTGCCAAACGCGCTCACGGATTGGCCTAG
- the nusB gene encoding transcription antitermination factor NusB translates to MKRRLAREIAVQSLYQMEMNEVGAAEAVNMLINEAAEENETEVVIHDADVMRSYVTEIVQGAWNQKEAIDGLLVDYLKGWQISRLSRVDRQILRLAAYEMVFRDDVPAKVSVNEAIELSKHFGTEESGKFVNGVLGRMIQEVDTIKAKLS, encoded by the coding sequence ATGAAAAGACGTTTGGCAAGGGAAATTGCGGTACAAAGTCTGTATCAGATGGAAATGAATGAAGTGGGTGCAGCTGAAGCTGTAAATATGCTGATTAACGAAGCGGCCGAGGAAAATGAAACGGAAGTCGTTATTCACGATGCAGATGTCATGCGCAGTTATGTAACGGAAATTGTTCAAGGAGCATGGAATCAGAAGGAAGCGATCGACGGATTGCTGGTGGATTATCTCAAGGGCTGGCAAATTAGCCGTCTGTCTCGGGTAGACCGTCAGATCTTGCGGCTGGCTGCTTATGAAATGGTATTTCGTGATGATGTTCCGGCGAAAGTATCGGTTAACGAAGCGATTGAGCTGTCCAAGCATTTTGGCACAGAAGAATCGGGGAAGTTCGTTAACGGTGTGCTTGGACGCATGATCCAGGAAGTTGACACGATCAAAGCGAAATTGTCCTAA
- a CDS encoding DUF2273 domain-containing protein: MLWREIWDSHRGRITGIVGGIFFGFLYLFTGFWDMLFFALLVFIGYTLGRRSDSKLGLFIPWREWGQWLGERWRPFK, translated from the coding sequence ATGCTGTGGAGAGAGATTTGGGATAGTCACAGAGGCCGGATAACCGGAATTGTGGGCGGCATCTTTTTTGGATTTCTTTATTTGTTTACCGGGTTTTGGGATATGTTGTTCTTTGCACTTTTGGTGTTCATCGGTTATACATTAGGCAGACGAAGCGATTCGAAGCTGGGCTTGTTCATTCCCTGGAGGGAATGGGGACAATGGCTTGGAGAGCGCTGGCGTCCGTTTAAGTGA
- the amaP gene encoding alkaline shock response membrane anchor protein AmaP, whose amino-acid sequence MAKILDRLLLFIYSISVGAISAVVILLISGVLPYELNYQQEQNVIVAAVVAAAILFILSLRFFYISVRRGRASLPSVDQRTEYGDVQISMETIENLCLKATSRFRGVRDVKARIRVVESGLEIMIRAVVDGETPIPTLSSDLQKAIHDHVHEITGIPVSNVTVYVANVTQSPNYKSRVE is encoded by the coding sequence GTGGCGAAAATACTGGATCGGCTTCTGTTGTTTATATACAGCATAAGCGTTGGAGCAATATCGGCAGTTGTCATTCTACTCATTAGTGGAGTACTGCCTTACGAATTGAATTACCAGCAGGAACAGAACGTCATTGTTGCAGCCGTTGTTGCAGCGGCGATCTTGTTTATCCTGAGTTTGCGCTTTTTTTACATCTCGGTACGGCGTGGGCGGGCTTCGTTGCCATCTGTAGATCAGCGTACGGAATACGGTGATGTGCAGATCTCAATGGAGACCATTGAAAATCTCTGCCTGAAAGCCACTTCCCGCTTCCGGGGAGTACGCGATGTTAAGGCACGTATTCGTGTGGTTGAGTCGGGATTGGAGATTATGATCCGTGCAGTGGTCGATGGCGAGACGCCAATTCCAACCCTGAGTTCGGATTTGCAGAAGGCCATACATGATCATGTACACGAGATTACGGGGATCCCGGTTTCGAATGTAACCGTGTATGTTGCCAATGTTACCCAGTCGCCTAACTACAAGAGTCGAGTGGAATGA
- a CDS encoding Asp23/Gls24 family envelope stress response protein: MSTLPTEFERTDIGEIQIAPEVIEVIAGLATVEVKGVAGMSGGFAGGFAELLGRKNLSKGVKVEVGQREAAVDVSVIIEYGYRLPQVATEIQQNVKRSIENMTGLNVNEVNVHIHDVQFKSTEKVEEIDLNSQRVK, translated from the coding sequence ATGAGTACACTACCGACAGAATTTGAACGAACGGATATCGGTGAAATCCAGATCGCACCTGAAGTCATTGAAGTAATCGCTGGGCTGGCTACGGTAGAAGTTAAAGGAGTAGCGGGCATGAGCGGTGGTTTCGCTGGCGGATTTGCTGAATTGCTTGGTCGCAAAAACCTCTCCAAGGGCGTTAAAGTGGAAGTGGGCCAACGCGAGGCTGCAGTGGATGTATCGGTTATCATCGAGTATGGTTATCGTCTTCCCCAAGTAGCTACTGAAATCCAACAAAATGTTAAACGCTCCATTGAGAATATGACTGGATTGAATGTGAACGAAGTCAATGTGCACATTCATGACGTTCAGTTCAAAAGCACTGAAAAAGTGGAAGAGATTGACCTGAACAGTCAGCGTGTAAAATAA